One window from the genome of Scyliorhinus torazame isolate Kashiwa2021f chromosome 3, sScyTor2.1, whole genome shotgun sequence encodes:
- the LOC140409524 gene encoding interleukin-8-like, giving the protein MNTATTAMILTLLLCAITAQGIPLPGIQGRCRCPQTRSNFINPRLIKNLKYIPKGPHCETVEIIVTKVTGEKVCVSPDAQWVKIIIKAKKGAKPGNQVLKPQ; this is encoded by the exons ATGAACACAGCAACCACTGCAATGATTCTCACCTTGCTTCTGTGTGCCATCACTGCGCAGG GTATTCCTCTGCCAGGAATTCAAGGCCGGTGTCGGTGCCCTCAGACCAGGTCCAATTTTATCAATCCGAGGCTGATCAAGAATTTGAAATATATTCCCAAGGGGCCACACTGTGAGACAGTGGAGATAAT TGTCACCAAAGTTACTGGGGAGAAAGTATGCGTGAGTCCTGATGCCCAGTGGGTGAAGATTATCATTAAAGCTAAGAAAG GTGCCAAACCA